Proteins found in one Thermaerobacter subterraneus DSM 13965 genomic segment:
- the rho gene encoding transcription termination factor Rho, with product MPAAMPAEPAASGERPGLYPAAHPVAEGVQPGAGGPGQGTYGAVAEPGVDTVLPGAPGAPAAGPGGAGSAGGEAASRGGRPQGPGRVRQGNGGRPDIREMEQMPLKELYALARQLEIPYYSSMRKQELIFEIAKARTEKDGLLWAEGLLDIMPEGFGFLRPVNYLPSKEDIYVSPSQIRRFDLRPGDMVSGQARPPKDNERYFALLRVEAVNGVDAELARDRLHFEGLTPIFPNERLTLETPNGSIAQRLIDLVAPIGKGQRGLIVAPPKAGKTILLKQIANGIAFNYPDVALMVVLIDERPEEVTDMERSVRGEVLSSTFDQTPENHVKLADMVLERAKRLVEHGRDVVILLDSLTRLTRAHNLVTPPSGRTLSGGLDPAAFYKPKRFFGAARNIEEGGSLTIIATALIDTGSKMDDVIYEEFKGTGNMELHLDRRLAERRIFPAIDIKRSGTRREELLLSKDEQEIMWALRRSMGDRDPADILEKLIERMRKTRSNAEFIAQIKEHRS from the coding sequence GTGCCAGCAGCGATGCCGGCGGAGCCGGCGGCGTCCGGGGAGCGCCCCGGGCTGTACCCTGCCGCGCACCCCGTGGCGGAAGGGGTCCAGCCGGGCGCCGGCGGGCCGGGCCAGGGGACCTATGGTGCCGTGGCCGAGCCGGGGGTGGACACCGTCCTCCCGGGAGCACCCGGCGCACCGGCGGCCGGGCCCGGCGGGGCCGGTTCTGCCGGCGGCGAGGCGGCGTCCCGCGGGGGGCGCCCGCAGGGACCCGGCCGGGTTCGTCAGGGTAACGGCGGCCGTCCGGACATACGCGAGATGGAGCAGATGCCCCTCAAGGAGCTCTACGCCCTGGCCCGCCAGCTGGAGATCCCGTACTACAGCTCCATGCGCAAGCAGGAGCTGATCTTCGAGATCGCCAAGGCGCGCACGGAGAAGGACGGCCTGCTCTGGGCCGAGGGCCTGCTGGACATCATGCCCGAGGGGTTCGGGTTCCTCCGGCCGGTCAACTACCTGCCCAGCAAGGAGGACATCTACGTCTCGCCGTCGCAGATCCGGCGCTTCGACCTGCGGCCCGGCGACATGGTGTCCGGCCAGGCGCGACCGCCCAAGGACAACGAGCGCTACTTCGCCCTGCTGCGGGTCGAGGCGGTCAACGGCGTGGACGCGGAGCTGGCCCGGGACCGGCTGCACTTCGAGGGCTTGACGCCTATCTTCCCCAACGAGCGGCTGACCCTGGAGACGCCCAACGGCAGCATCGCCCAGCGGCTGATCGACCTGGTGGCGCCCATCGGCAAGGGCCAGCGCGGCCTGATCGTGGCCCCGCCCAAGGCCGGCAAGACGATCCTGCTCAAGCAGATCGCCAACGGCATCGCCTTCAACTACCCCGACGTGGCCCTGATGGTGGTGCTCATCGACGAGCGGCCGGAAGAGGTCACCGACATGGAGCGGTCGGTGCGGGGCGAGGTGCTGAGTTCGACCTTCGACCAGACGCCGGAGAATCACGTCAAGCTGGCCGACATGGTGCTGGAGCGGGCGAAGCGCCTGGTCGAACACGGCCGCGACGTGGTGATCCTGCTGGACAGCCTGACCCGGCTCACCCGGGCGCACAACCTGGTCACGCCGCCCAGCGGCCGCACCCTGTCGGGCGGTCTCGACCCCGCCGCCTTCTACAAGCCGAAGCGGTTCTTCGGGGCGGCCCGCAACATCGAGGAGGGCGGCAGCCTGACCATCATCGCCACGGCCCTCATCGACACCGGCAGCAAGATGGACGACGTGATCTACGAGGAGTTCAAGGGCACGGGCAACATGGAGCTGCACCTGGACCGGCGCCTGGCCGAGCGGCGCATCTTCCCGGCCATCGACATCAAGCGCTCGGGCACCCGGCGGGAAGAGCTGCTCCTCAGCAAGGACGAGCAGGAGATCATGTGGGCCCTGCGCCGGTCCATGGGCGACCGCGATCCGGCCGACATCCTGGAGAAGCTGATCGAGCGGATGCGCAAGACCCGTTCCAACGCCGAGTTCATCGCCCAGATCAAGGAGCACCGCAGCTAG
- the fsa gene encoding fructose-6-phosphate aldolase — protein sequence MELFLDTAQVDEVRRAAAWGVVTGVTTNPTLMARAGGDPETILRTIAGLIPGPISAEVIATDVDGMVREGRHLASLADNIVVKIPMTAAGLEATHRLSREGIRVNVTLVFQPGQALLAARAGASFVSPFVGRLDDIGEDGIGLVAEIVEIFRTHRLPARVLAASIRHPRHVIAAARVGADVATMPMAVLEQLMRHPLTDAGLERFLADWQAAQQARAAAPA from the coding sequence ATGGAACTGTTTCTCGACACCGCCCAGGTGGATGAGGTGCGCCGGGCTGCGGCCTGGGGCGTGGTGACGGGGGTGACCACCAACCCCACCTTGATGGCACGAGCCGGTGGGGATCCGGAAACCATCCTTCGCACCATCGCCGGACTGATCCCCGGCCCTATCAGCGCCGAGGTCATCGCCACCGACGTCGACGGCATGGTGCGGGAAGGGCGGCACCTGGCGTCCCTGGCCGACAATATCGTCGTCAAGATCCCCATGACGGCGGCGGGCCTGGAGGCGACCCACCGGCTGAGCCGGGAGGGGATCCGGGTCAACGTCACCCTGGTCTTCCAGCCGGGGCAGGCGCTGCTGGCCGCCCGGGCGGGGGCGAGCTTCGTCAGCCCCTTCGTGGGCCGGCTGGACGACATCGGGGAAGACGGCATCGGCCTGGTGGCCGAGATCGTGGAGATCTTCCGTACCCACCGCCTGCCGGCGCGGGTTCTGGCGGCCAGCATCCGCCACCCGCGGCACGTGATTGCGGCGGCACGGGTGGGGGCCGACGTCGCCACCATGCCCATGGCGGTGCTGGAGCAACTGATGCGCCATCCCCTGACCGATGCAGGCCTCGAGCGCTTCCTGGCCGACTGGCAAGCCGCTCAGCAGGCACGCGCGGCAGCGCCGGCCTGA